A region of Oceanispirochaeta sp. M1 DNA encodes the following proteins:
- a CDS encoding tyrosine-type recombinase/integrase yields MTDNGFQEYEQYIKNLKGLSESTLRAYGNDITAWIEFLNQQGLTVQNAGRDDARLYVSTLSMRQLAASTINRSLSSLKSYYSFLENREEVKGNPFTGVRSMKKPAHLPVYLTNREVSIILEHVEGQDFTATRDRALFELLYSTGCRVSELCHLSVDAVASNRILIRGKGGRQRYVFIGEKARMAVDDYLPFREERLIQKGLTDIRSLILDEQSKGLTTRGVYYILQKYMRKSGLSRKIGPHAFRHAFATEILNEGADIRVVQEMLGHASISTTQVYTHTGIERIRQVYRNAHPHGKRTIDEKNIHRTFRS; encoded by the coding sequence ATGACAGACAACGGGTTTCAGGAATATGAACAATACATAAAAAATCTGAAAGGTCTCTCAGAAAGTACTCTCCGTGCCTATGGTAATGATATAACAGCCTGGATTGAGTTTCTCAATCAGCAGGGGCTCACTGTACAGAACGCAGGACGGGATGATGCCAGACTCTATGTCAGTACTCTCTCCATGCGTCAGCTTGCAGCGTCCACCATAAATAGAAGCCTCTCTTCACTGAAAAGCTATTACAGCTTTCTGGAAAATAGAGAGGAAGTTAAGGGCAATCCCTTTACAGGAGTCCGGTCCATGAAAAAACCGGCTCATCTTCCTGTATATCTGACAAACAGAGAGGTCAGTATTATTCTGGAGCATGTGGAAGGTCAAGATTTTACAGCAACGAGAGACAGAGCCTTGTTCGAGCTGCTTTACTCAACGGGCTGCCGTGTGAGTGAACTCTGTCATCTGTCTGTTGACGCAGTTGCTTCAAACCGTATCCTCATTAGAGGAAAGGGCGGAAGGCAGCGTTATGTTTTTATTGGAGAAAAGGCCCGTATGGCTGTGGATGATTATCTTCCTTTCAGGGAAGAACGTCTGATACAGAAAGGGCTTACAGATATCCGTTCCCTGATACTGGACGAGCAGAGTAAGGGCCTTACAACCAGGGGTGTATATTATATTCTTCAGAAATATATGAGAAAATCAGGACTCAGCAGGAAGATCGGACCTCATGCATTCCGTCATGCCTTTGCTACAGAGATTCTCAATGAGGGAGCTGATATCAGGGTAGTACAGGAGATGCTGGGACATGCCAGTATCTCAACAACACAGGTTTATACCCATACAGGAATTGAGCGTATCCGTCAGGTATACAGAAACGCCCATCCCCACGGGAAAAGAACCATAGATGAGAAGAATATTCACAGGACCTTCAGGTCTTAA
- the flgB gene encoding flagellar basal body rod protein FlgB, which translates to MFTGSSFGKTVDVLQRTMDTSLLRREVISNNIANAETPDFKRSDVSFETELKNALASEQKRTLPAKVTDSRHMSFNESTDYRSVRPRRVLDYLTTSKNNGNNVDIEQEMMSATENQMMYELLSTSVGFQFSQINIVTR; encoded by the coding sequence ATGTTTACAGGAAGCAGTTTTGGAAAAACAGTAGATGTTCTGCAGCGGACAATGGATACGAGTCTCTTGAGAAGGGAAGTTATATCCAATAATATAGCTAATGCGGAAACACCTGATTTTAAAAGAAGCGATGTCTCTTTTGAGACAGAACTGAAAAACGCACTGGCCTCAGAACAGAAGCGCACCCTCCCCGCCAAGGTAACAGATTCAAGGCATATGAGCTTTAATGAATCCACAGATTACCGCAGCGTCAGACCCAGACGGGTCCTGGATTACCTGACAACCAGCAAGAATAACGGAAACAATGTAGACATTGAGCAGGAAATGATGAGTGCCACAGAGAATCAGATGATGTATGAACTGCTGTCTACATCAGTGGGATTTCAATTCAGCCAGATCAACATCGTAACCAGATAA
- the fliE gene encoding flagellar hook-basal body complex protein FliE: protein MSLLNIMNESAVSGNFVGMKTTNNLHMKAVKNSDPKEIPAESAFADLVKQGLTATNQDQLDSQEIFVKMITDPNSVEVHDVSIAMAKANMSLQMTKSIVDGAVQAYKDIINMR, encoded by the coding sequence ATGAGTCTGTTGAACATAATGAATGAATCGGCTGTTTCAGGAAACTTTGTGGGAATGAAAACTACAAACAATCTTCATATGAAGGCCGTTAAAAACAGTGATCCCAAAGAGATTCCTGCAGAATCTGCTTTTGCCGATCTTGTTAAGCAGGGACTTACAGCTACCAATCAGGATCAGCTGGACAGCCAGGAGATCTTTGTGAAAATGATCACAGATCCCAATTCAGTGGAAGTTCATGATGTGAGCATTGCCATGGCAAAAGCCAACATGTCCCTACAGATGACCAAGAGTATAGTTGATGGAGCCGTTCAGGCATATAAAGATATTATCAATATGAGGTAA
- the hslU gene encoding ATP-dependent protease ATPase subunit HslU: MSVGLEMQTPKEIVSELDRYIIGQDKAKKAVAIALRNRLRRSRLPDDLRDEIAPKNIIMIGPTGVGKTEIARRLSKLCKAPFIKVEATKFTEVGYVGRDVESMVRDLMASAVSMVKTELKEGVQEEARMAAEEALLDLLLPGSKVQNPVPDNQGNLPDIIPEPPGAHTREVLRRKLRDGELEDKMVEVKISGGGGPSIEIFSGSNFESMDMKMGALGNIFGGMNKKSRKVKVSQAREILLGEQTDKLIDSDNAMDMARDRVQNMGMIFIDEIDKIANSNAKAGGQDVSREGVQRDILPIVEGCTVNTKYGMIDTSHILFIAAGAFNLSKPSDLIPELQGRFPIRVELEDLNADAFEMILTQPKTALIKQYKELLGTEEVTLTFTDDAIRRLAELAEEVNNRTENIGARRLYTIMELLLEDVSFNAPDLKGQTIDITPAYVDDRLGDVIQDRDLSRYIL, encoded by the coding sequence ATGAGTGTCGGACTGGAAATGCAGACACCTAAAGAGATCGTCTCAGAACTGGATAGATATATAATCGGCCAGGATAAGGCAAAAAAAGCAGTGGCAATCGCCCTGAGAAACCGTTTAAGACGCTCCAGACTCCCCGATGATCTGAGAGATGAAATAGCGCCCAAGAATATCATCATGATAGGACCCACGGGTGTAGGTAAGACAGAAATAGCCAGAAGACTCTCAAAACTCTGTAAGGCTCCCTTTATCAAGGTTGAGGCAACAAAGTTTACGGAAGTCGGTTATGTGGGGCGTGATGTGGAGTCAATGGTAAGGGACCTTATGGCCTCTGCTGTCTCCATGGTCAAGACTGAACTGAAGGAAGGTGTTCAGGAAGAAGCCAGAATGGCAGCTGAAGAAGCTCTTCTGGATCTGCTTCTTCCCGGCTCCAAGGTACAGAATCCTGTTCCCGATAATCAGGGCAACCTGCCGGATATTATTCCTGAGCCTCCCGGAGCCCATACCAGAGAGGTTCTGAGACGCAAGCTTAGAGACGGCGAACTTGAAGACAAAATGGTAGAGGTTAAAATCTCAGGCGGGGGTGGACCCTCAATTGAGATCTTCTCGGGCTCCAACTTTGAATCCATGGATATGAAAATGGGAGCATTGGGAAATATCTTCGGTGGAATGAACAAAAAGAGCCGAAAAGTCAAGGTTTCACAGGCCAGAGAGATTCTCCTGGGGGAACAGACAGATAAGCTGATTGACAGTGACAATGCCATGGATATGGCCCGTGACAGGGTTCAGAACATGGGCATGATTTTTATTGATGAGATTGACAAGATTGCAAACAGCAATGCCAAAGCCGGTGGACAGGATGTTTCCAGAGAGGGTGTTCAGAGAGATATTCTCCCCATCGTTGAAGGCTGTACCGTGAATACCAAGTACGGCATGATCGATACATCACACATCCTCTTTATTGCCGCAGGCGCCTTCAATCTGTCCAAGCCTTCTGATCTTATCCCTGAACTTCAGGGACGTTTCCCCATTCGAGTGGAACTGGAAGATCTGAATGCCGATGCTTTTGAAATGATCCTGACTCAGCCCAAGACAGCTTTGATCAAACAATATAAAGAACTGCTGGGGACAGAAGAAGTCACTTTGACCTTTACAGATGATGCAATCAGAAGACTGGCAGAGCTGGCTGAAGAGGTTAATAACCGCACCGAGAATATTGGAGCCAGACGGCTCTATACCATAATGGAGCTCCTCCTTGAGGACGTTTCATTCAATGCTCCCGATTTAAAGGGACAGACCATAGATATTACACCGGCCTATGTGGATGACCGGCTTGGTGATGTTATACAGGATAGGGATTTAAGCCGTTATATCCTTTAG
- the hslV gene encoding ATP-dependent protease subunit HslV, which translates to MKLRGTTILAVTKDGHMAMAGDGQVTMGESVVMKGNAKKVRRLLGGQVVCGFAGSTADAFTLEERFEGKLREFGGDITRSAVELAKDWRTDRALRKLEAMLLVMDKEKILVLSGTGDVIEPEGGAIAIGSGGSFALAAAKAYLDGSDLDAAEIAKRSLGIAADICVYTNHNIIVEEIV; encoded by the coding sequence ATGAAACTGAGAGGAACAACAATTTTAGCCGTCACCAAAGACGGACATATGGCCATGGCCGGTGACGGTCAGGTGACAATGGGTGAATCTGTTGTCATGAAGGGAAATGCCAAAAAAGTGCGCCGTTTGCTCGGCGGTCAGGTGGTTTGCGGTTTTGCAGGTTCCACAGCCGATGCGTTCACTCTGGAAGAGCGTTTTGAGGGCAAGCTCAGGGAGTTCGGGGGAGATATTACACGCTCAGCCGTAGAACTGGCTAAAGACTGGAGAACCGACAGGGCTCTGAGAAAACTGGAAGCCATGCTTCTGGTGATGGATAAGGAAAAAATACTTGTTCTTTCGGGAACAGGGGATGTTATAGAACCTGAGGGAGGCGCCATAGCCATCGGTTCCGGTGGAAGTTTTGCCCTTGCGGCAGCAAAGGCATATCTGGACGGATCAGATCTGGATGCCGCCGAAATCGCGAAGCGCTCCCTGGGAATCGCAGCGGATATCTGCGTATACACAAATCACAATATCATTGTGGAGGAAATCGTATGA
- the flgC gene encoding flagellar basal body rod protein FlgC has protein sequence MGLFSSINTAASGLSAERMRLDVISDNIANANTTRTAEGGPYRKSRVVFRPIVDQPYWRSPFLPDKLDNGIGQGVRVSKIEKDMDSELRLVYDPTHPDAIKTGPQKGYVEYPNVNIVNEMVDMISATRAYEANVAIMDGSKSMFQKALQIGR, from the coding sequence ATGGGATTATTCAGTTCAATCAATACCGCAGCATCCGGCCTTTCAGCCGAACGCATGAGACTCGATGTTATCTCTGATAATATTGCCAATGCCAATACCACTCGCACCGCCGAAGGTGGACCCTATAGAAAAAGCCGTGTGGTTTTTCGCCCTATAGTAGATCAGCCTTACTGGCGGAGCCCTTTTCTTCCGGACAAGCTTGACAACGGAATCGGCCAGGGTGTCCGTGTCTCTAAAATTGAGAAGGATATGGATAGTGAACTGAGACTTGTTTATGATCCGACTCATCCCGATGCCATTAAAACCGGTCCTCAGAAGGGATATGTTGAGTATCCAAATGTTAATATTGTGAATGAAATGGTGGATATGATTTCCGCCACCAGAGCATATGAAGCCAATGTAGCGATAATGGATGGAAGCAAATCAATGTTTCAGAAAGCGCTGCAGATCGGAAGATAG